The Gemmatimonadota bacterium genome includes the window CAGTGTGTTCGCGGTGGACGCGAAGACCGGGAAGGAAAAGTGGCGGTACGATCCGGCGGTCGACGGGAGCTATAACCGCCGGGCGTGCTGTGACGTCGTCAACCGGGGCGTCCAGGTCGCCAACGGCGCGGTGTACGTCGGAACCCTGGACGGGTATCTGGTCAAACTCGATGCCGCGACCGGCAAGGAGGTGTGGCGGGCCGATACCTTCATCGATCGCGATACCCGGTTCTACACCATCACCGGCCCGCCGCAGGTGGCTAAGAACGTCGTGGTCATCGGGAATAGCGGCGCGGAGTTCGGGGTTCGCGGCTACGTGACGGCGTACGATCTGGAGACCGGCGCCGAGAAGTGGCGGTTCTTCACGGTGCCCGGCGATCCGGCCAAGGGGCCGCCCGAGAACCCGGCGATGGAGCAGGCCCTGAAGACCTGGGGTCCGAAGACCGACTGGAATTCCGGCCTCGGCGGGACGGTGTGGGGCGAGATGAACTACGATCCCGACCTCAATCTGCTGTATGTCGGTACCGGTAACAGCACGCCGTACTCTGGCTGGCACCGCGATCCCTCGGGTGGCGACAATCTCTACTTGGTTTCGATTCTGGCGATCAATCTGGACGACGGCCAGCTCAAGTGGCACTATCAGCAGGTGCCGTGGGAACTCTGGGACTACACCGCGACGGCCAACATGATCCTGGCCGACCTGACGATCGAAGGCCGCCTCCGCAAAGTGATCATGCAGGCGCCGAAGAACGGCTACTACTACATCCTCGACCGGGAAACCGGCCAGTTCATTTCGGCCAAGCCGTTCGTGTTCACCAACTGGGCCACTGAGATCGACTCCGCGGGCCGGCCCAAGATCAATCCGGCCGCCAATTACCAGGACAAACCGGCAGTGATCTTCCCGACCCAGGCCGGGGCGCACAACTGGCAGCCGATGGCATTCAACACTCAGACTGGCTTGGCCTACATCCCGGCCCGGGAACAGGGGATGGTCATGGCCAACCAGCCCGAGTACCGGTGGATGAAGGGCGACGTCAATGTCGGGTCCGTGGGCATGCTTGGCTTCATTCTGGATCTGCTGGGCCCCGCTGAGCGGGCCCTGTTCGATCAAACCATCGCGGCCCATCCCGGCCTTCCTTCGCCGAAGACGAAGGAAGTGCTGATCGGGTATGACCCGGTGGCCCAGAAGGAACGGTGGCGGGTGCCGATCGGCACCGGCGACTGGGCCGGGGGCGGGGTGCTCACCACCGCGGGCAATCTGGTGGTGCAGGGAACCTCAGCGGGGCGCCTCCGGATTTATCGGGCCGACACCGGAGTTCAGTTGGCCGACATCGATGTTGGTACCGGCATCATGGCGGCGCCAATCAGCTACGAGATCGATGGCGAGCAGTACCTCGCGGTGCTGGCCGGCTTCGGGGGCGCCATCGCGCCGGTCTACCCGAAGGAAATCGCCGCGTATCGGTATCAGAACTATGGCCGGCTCTTGGCATTCAAGCTGGGCGGGGCCCCGACCCCCTTGCCGCCGGCCCGGGTAACGCAGACCACGCCGGAGCCCCCGACCCTGGCTGGGATGACCGATGCGATGGCCGACCGGGGTGGCCCGATCTTTGGGGCCAAGTGCAGTGTCTGTCACGGCGGCCGGGGTGAAGCCCAGCTCTCCGCCTATCCGGATCTCAATCGTCTCACAATCCAGACTCACGCGGTGTTCGATTCGATCGTGCTGCACGGCCGCCTCAAGGACTCGGGAATGGCGAGCTTTGCCGATGTCCTGACCCCGGCCGATGCCTCGGCGATCCACGCCTATCTCTTGCGTGAGCAACGGAAACTGTGGCGCGAGGAGCAGGGGAAACCATGACGCTCCGCCTCAGGTTCCTTGCGCTCGTCGCCCTCGGGGGGGCCGTTCCGGTATCGGCACAAGGCCTCCTCGACTCCGCTCGGACCCGGTTGGCCAAGATTGACGGGCAAATGGACGTGGCCGGGCTCGATTCCACGGTCGAAGTCCGCCGCGACCGGTGGGGCGTGCCCCACATCTACGCCAAGACGGTGCATGACCTGTTCTTCGCCCAGGGCTTCGTAGCTGCCCAGGACCGCCTCTTCCAAATGGAGATGTGGCGCCGGCAAGGCGAGGGCCGGCTGGCCGAGGTGTTAGGCAAGGGTTCCGTCGAGCGAGACAAGTTTGCCCGGCTCTTCAAGTACCGCGGCGACATGGCGCGGGAGTGGAACAGTTATGCGCCGGATGCCCGGGAGATCGTCGCGGCGTTCGTCGACGGAGTGAACGGGTATATTCGCGAGGTCCGGGATCATCCCCCGATTGAATTCGCGTTGCTCAATTTCAAACCGGAGCCCTGGGCCTACGACGTGCCGCTCCAGCGAATGGCGGCGTTGTCGATGACCAGCAACGCCCTGACGGAGGTGGACCGGGCCAACCTGATCAACGTCTACGGCCTGGCCAAGGTCGAAA containing:
- a CDS encoding PQQ-dependent dehydrogenase, methanol/ethanol family; its protein translation is MNRCVVIALVALAGCTASASRETDWPSLGRTFRGDRFSPLGAINAENAGQVGFAWEYEARSHRGRVEHGQEATPVMVGGVLYAAGPWGSVFAVDAKTGKEKWRYDPAVDGSYNRRACCDVVNRGVQVANGAVYVGTLDGYLVKLDAATGKEVWRADTFIDRDTRFYTITGPPQVAKNVVVIGNSGAEFGVRGYVTAYDLETGAEKWRFFTVPGDPAKGPPENPAMEQALKTWGPKTDWNSGLGGTVWGEMNYDPDLNLLYVGTGNSTPYSGWHRDPSGGDNLYLVSILAINLDDGQLKWHYQQVPWELWDYTATANMILADLTIEGRLRKVIMQAPKNGYYYILDRETGQFISAKPFVFTNWATEIDSAGRPKINPAANYQDKPAVIFPTQAGAHNWQPMAFNTQTGLAYIPAREQGMVMANQPEYRWMKGDVNVGSVGMLGFILDLLGPAERALFDQTIAAHPGLPSPKTKEVLIGYDPVAQKERWRVPIGTGDWAGGGVLTTAGNLVVQGTSAGRLRIYRADTGVQLADIDVGTGIMAAPISYEIDGEQYLAVLAGFGGAIAPVYPKEIAAYRYQNYGRLLAFKLGGAPTPLPPARVTQTTPEPPTLAGMTDAMADRGGPIFGAKCSVCHGGRGEAQLSAYPDLNRLTIQTHAVFDSIVLHGRLKDSGMASFADVLTPADASAIHAYLLREQRKLWREEQGKP